A part of Numenius arquata chromosome 2, bNumArq3.hap1.1, whole genome shotgun sequence genomic DNA contains:
- the TMBIM4 gene encoding protein lifeguard 4 — protein MAAEQLYPRNSIEDDFNYGTNVASASVHIRMAFLRKVYSILSIQVLLTTVTSAIFLYSTGVQAFVLERPVLLLISALGSLVIIVALTIYRHQHPVNLYLLFGFTLLEALTVAITVSLYDVSIVLQAFILTSAVFLGLTAYTLQSKRDFSKFGAALFACLWILIFSGFLRLFFYSETIELVFAAAGALLFCGFIIYDTHLLMHKLSPEEYILAAINLYLDIINLFLHLLRLLEAFNKK, from the exons atggcggcggAGCAGCTCTACCCGCGGAACTCTATCGAAGATGACTTCAACTACGGCACCAACGTGGCCTCGGCCAGCGTCCACATCCGCATGG CTTTTCTACGGAAAGTTTACAGCATTCTTTCCATTCAAGTTCTTTTGACCACAGTCACATCTGCAATTTTTCTGTACTCTACTGGAGTACAGGCATTTGTTCTTGAAAG GCCTGTGTTGCTTTTGATATCTGCTTTGGGATCTTTGGTTATAATCGTGGCACTGACCATCTACAGACACCAGCATCCTGTTAACTTATACCTGCTTTTTGGATTT aCCCTACTGGAAGCACTGACAGTTGCCATTACAG TGAGTCTCTATGATGTGTCCATCGTCTTGCAAGCCTTTATCCTTACTTCTGCTGTATTTCTTGGACTGACCGCATATACCTTGCAGTCAAAGAGAGACTTCAGCAAATTTGGAGCAGC cctCTTCGCCTGTCTGTGGATTCTGATCTTCTCGGGTTTCTTGAGG CTGTTCTTCTACAGTGAGACAATAGAGTTGGTGTTTGCTGCTGCCGGAGCTCTTCTGTTCTGTGGATTTATTATTTACGACACTCATTTGCTGATGCACAAATTATCCCCTGAAGAGTACATACTGGCTGCAATCAATCTCTACTTGGACATCATCAATCTGTTCTTACACCTCCTGCGTTTACTGgaagcatttaataaaaaatag
- the LLPH gene encoding protein LLP homolog has product MAKSLRSKWRRKMRAEKRKKNAPKELERLKKTLGTNADVLMEEVKEVATVVTPKTVLEQGDDSKMDVDNKRNKKTLLDQHGQYPIWMNSRQRKKLKAQRVKGKKKSKLAKGLAW; this is encoded by the exons ATGGCGAAGAGCCTGAGGAGCAAATGGAGAAGGAAGATGCGGgcggagaagaggaagaagaatgcgcccaaggagctggagaggctgaaaaaaaccctgggtACCAACGCGGATGTTCTCATGGAGGAGGTCAAGGAGGTGGCCACCGTGGTGACCCCCAAAACGGTCCTCGAGCAGGGGG atgaCAGTAAAATGGACGTAGATAATAAACGAAACAAAAAAACTCTTCTAGACCAGCATGGACAGTACCCAATATGGATGAATTCCAGGCAGAGAAAGAAGCTCAAGGCACAGcgtgttaaagggaaaaaaaaatcaaaattggcCAAAGGCCTAGCCTGGTAA